A region of the Sporichthya brevicatena genome:
GGCTGGGCCCAACCCCGCGGCCTCCTACCGAAGGGCGTGCTGGACCTGCTCGTCCCCATCGACCTACTCGACCAGCTCGCGCTCCGCGCCCACCTCCCCGACCTGCCACCGGTGGACCCGATCTGGATCCCGGTCATCGAACACCTGCACCGCAGCCTCGGCCGCCAGGAACGCATCGCCGAGGACCGCTACTGGCGCGAGTGGATCGAACGCGACGAAGCCGAACGCTCCGGCGACCCCGCCCGCCTCGCCGAGGTGATCGCCCGCCAGGAACGAGCGCGTCGCCGCCGCTTCCCCACCCTCACCCAACGCCGCCGCCTGCAACTCGCCATCCCCGACTGCATCGGCGTCGCCTGCAACCGGGCCTCCCACCGCGCGCAGATCGACCACATCCACGACCACGCCCTCGGCGGACCCACCGTCGAGGACAACCTCGCCCCCGAATGCGGACACGACCACGCCCTCAAGACCAAAGGCGGCTGGACCCTCGAACGCATCGACGAACACCGCTGGTGCTGGACCACCCGCCTCGGCATCCACTACCCCGTCACCAACCCACCACTGCTGGACCACTACCCCGAAGCCGACCAGCAGCGACATCGACCCCGCCCCGACACCGACGCCGCCTGAGGCCCGTCGGCGATGAGGGTCGCCCGGGTGACCCGATCCTCAGTGGAAGACGACGGTCTTGTTCCCGTGGACGAGGACGCGGTCCTCGAGGTGCCAACGGAGGCCGCGGGCGAGGACGACCTTCTCGATGTCACGGCCCTTGAGGACCATGTCGGTGACGGCGTCGGAGTGGTCGACGCGGATGACGTCCTGCTCGATGATCGGGCCCGCGTCGAGCTCGGCGGTGACGTAGTGACAGGTCGCGCCGACGAGCTTCACGCCGCGCTCGGCGGCCTGGTGGTACGGCCGGCCGCCCACGAACGACGGCAGGAAGCTGTGGTGGATGTTGATCGCCCGCCCGGCCCAGCGCTCGCACAGCCAGTCCGGGACGATCTGCATGAACTTCGCTAGCACGATCGCGTCCGGGTCCTCGGCGTCGACCAGCCGGCGGACCTCCTCGAACGAGGCGGTCTTGTCCTCGCCCGGGCCGGGGAACGGCACGTAGTGGAACGGGATGCCGTGCGCGGCGGTGATGGACTCCAGGTCCTTGTGGTTGCCGATGACGGCCCGGACCTCCATCGGGAGGTCGTTGCCCGCGTAACGACCCAGCAGGTCGTACAGGCAGTGGCCCTCCTTCGAGACCAGGATGACGACCCGGCCCGGCTGCGCGGTGTCGCTGACGCGCCAGTCGGCGTCGGCGCCGAGCTCGGCGGCGAGGGTCGCGAAACGGTCCCGCAGCTCCTCCAGGCCGAAGGACAGCGAGTCGGCGCGCACCACCTGGCGGGTGAAGAACCAGTTGGTGTCGGGGTCGGCGTGGTAGGCCGCCTCGGTGATCCAACCGCCCGCATCCGAGAGGAACGCGGCAATTCGGGCAACGATGCCGGTGCGGTCGGGACAGCCGAGAGTAAGGACGTAGTGCGCGCTCATCCGAGCATGATCTCTCAGAGGGCCTTCGCGAACAGCGCAGTGGTCCGTTCGAAGCTCACCGTGGCGGCCTGCTCGTGGTAACTCGGGTGGTCCGGCCAGGTGTAGCCGTGGTCGGCGCCGTCGAAGACGACGAGGTCCACCAAGCCGGTCGGCAGCGCCGCGTCGAGGAACGGCTGGTGCTTCGCCTGCGGCTGGATCTGGTCCGCGCCCCCGATCCCGATGTACAGCGGACGGGTCAACTCGGCGCCCAGGTGGTGCGGCGAGGTCGCAGCGTCGTCGGCGAGGAACGACGGGTGCCACAACGCCCCGGCGACGTACCGCTCGGGCCGGGTCAGCACGGCACGGACCGCGGCGCGGGCGCCGAGGCAGAAGCCGATGGTCACCACGGGCTGGGCGGGGTCGACGCCGGCCGCGGCGAGTCCGGCGTCCATGTCGCTCTGGATGCCGTCGTCGGTGAGGCTGCGGACCATGCCCATCATCCGTTCGCCGATCGAGGGGTCGGCGGCGCGCTGCGCGGGCTCGAATCCGATCAGGCGGCCGTGGCGGTGGAACAGGTCAGGCACCACGACCTGGTACCCGGCGCCGGCCAGCTTGGCGGCGAAGACGTGCGTCGCGGTCCGGATGCCGGGCCCGTCGTGGAACATCGCGACCGTCGGGAACTCCCCCGCGGCCGGGCGCGCGACCAGCACCGCCATCGGACCGTCGGGCGTCTCGGTGTCCAGGATTGCGCTCGGAATCTCCACAGGAGCACGCTATGACACCCCAGGACGGGAGATCGCCGTGACCAGTTCCCCGCTCGACCGTGCCCACGAGGTCGCGGACGCCCTGCTCGAGAAGAACGCGGGCACGTTCGGTTCCACGCTGCCGATCTACCGCGGGCACGTGCACCGCGTCATCGGACTCGTCGGTCTGCAGACCGAGGTGCGGCCGGACACCGCCGACGCCCTCGGCGTCGCGGCGTTCTTCCACGACGCCGGGATCTGGTTCGACGGAACCTGGGACTACCTGCCGCCCTCGGCCGCGCGCGCCGTCGAGGAGCTCGGCGGCCC
Encoded here:
- the purU gene encoding formyltetrahydrofolate deformylase; this translates as MSAHYVLTLGCPDRTGIVARIAAFLSDAGGWITEAAYHADPDTNWFFTRQVVRADSLSFGLEELRDRFATLAAELGADADWRVSDTAQPGRVVILVSKEGHCLYDLLGRYAGNDLPMEVRAVIGNHKDLESITAAHGIPFHYVPFPGPGEDKTASFEEVRRLVDAEDPDAIVLAKFMQIVPDWLCERWAGRAINIHHSFLPSFVGGRPYHQAAERGVKLVGATCHYVTAELDAGPIIEQDVIRVDHSDAVTDMVLKGRDIEKVVLARGLRWHLEDRVLVHGNKTVVFH
- a CDS encoding dienelactone hydrolase family protein; the protein is MEIPSAILDTETPDGPMAVLVARPAAGEFPTVAMFHDGPGIRTATHVFAAKLAGAGYQVVVPDLFHRHGRLIGFEPAQRAADPSIGERMMGMVRSLTDDGIQSDMDAGLAAAGVDPAQPVVTIGFCLGARAAVRAVLTRPERYVAGALWHPSFLADDAATSPHHLGAELTRPLYIGIGGADQIQPQAKHQPFLDAALPTGLVDLVVFDGADHGYTWPDHPSYHEQAATVSFERTTALFAKAL